One genomic segment of Actinoplanes ianthinogenes includes these proteins:
- a CDS encoding LacI family DNA-binding transcriptional regulator, producing MTKRLAEVAKKAGVSEATVSRVLNGRSGVSEATRASVLTALDVLGYERPTKLRGERGRLVGLVLPELQNPIFPALAEVVTASLAQRGFTPALCARTIGGVPESDYVEMLLDHQVSGVIFAGGAYALADASHEHYRRLTDRGLPVVLVNAGVDELGFPRVSTDDAVAVEQAYGHLRSLGHERIGMVLGPEGHIPSRRKLAAMISAAGWADDKWVERSSFSMEGARVAATKLIERGATGIICASDVMALGTIRAARRLGHAVPADVSVVGFDDSAFMTCTDPPLTTVRQPIETMGQSAVDLLVTQIEEAGVVRDELLFEPELVVRGSTGPAPR from the coding sequence GTGACCAAACGTCTTGCCGAGGTGGCGAAGAAGGCCGGGGTCAGCGAGGCGACCGTCAGCCGGGTGCTCAACGGGCGCAGCGGCGTCTCCGAGGCCACCCGGGCATCGGTCCTCACCGCCCTCGATGTCCTGGGCTACGAACGGCCCACCAAACTGCGGGGTGAGCGCGGCCGGCTGGTCGGCCTGGTCCTCCCCGAGCTGCAGAACCCGATCTTCCCGGCGCTCGCCGAGGTGGTGACCGCGTCGCTCGCGCAGCGCGGTTTCACCCCGGCGCTGTGCGCGCGGACCATCGGCGGCGTCCCCGAGTCGGACTATGTGGAGATGCTGCTCGACCATCAGGTCTCCGGCGTCATCTTCGCCGGTGGGGCGTACGCGCTGGCCGACGCCTCGCACGAGCACTATCGCCGCCTCACCGACCGTGGCCTGCCGGTGGTGCTGGTCAACGCGGGCGTCGACGAGCTGGGCTTTCCCCGGGTGTCGACGGACGACGCGGTGGCGGTCGAGCAGGCGTACGGGCACCTGCGCTCGCTCGGCCACGAGCGGATCGGCATGGTGCTCGGCCCGGAGGGCCACATCCCGTCCCGCCGCAAGCTGGCGGCCATGATCTCGGCTGCCGGCTGGGCGGACGACAAATGGGTCGAGCGCTCCAGCTTCTCGATGGAGGGCGCCCGGGTCGCCGCGACCAAGCTGATCGAGCGCGGCGCCACCGGCATCATCTGTGCCAGCGACGTGATGGCGCTCGGCACGATCCGGGCGGCCCGCCGTCTCGGGCATGCCGTGCCGGCCGACGTCTCGGTGGTGGGTTTCGACGACTCGGCGTTCATGACCTGCACCGACCCGCCGCTGACCACGGTGCGCCAGCCGATCGAGACGATGGGCCAGTCCGCCGTCGACCTGCTGGTGACGCAGATCGAGGAGGCCGGGGTGGTGCGCGACGAGCTGCTCTTCGAGCCGGAGCTGGTGGTGCGCGGATCGACCGGGCCCGCGCCTCGCTGA
- a CDS encoding methyl-accepting chemotaxis protein yields the protein MTDWDQNESWSSGGGQDDWSAQAQDRQRDSVHRLANVSNDMATATQAAVHAAETAVQVIQRLEASSTEIGKVVQLIATIAKQTNLLALNATIEAARAGEAGRGFAVVASEVKDLANETATATSEIGTQVGGIRADTQNAVSAIEEMQGLIEELDRCQKVISGIVVEQQAG from the coding sequence ATGACCGACTGGGATCAGAACGAGAGCTGGTCGTCCGGGGGCGGCCAGGACGACTGGTCGGCACAGGCACAGGACCGGCAGCGCGACTCGGTGCACCGGTTGGCCAACGTGAGCAACGACATGGCCACCGCCACCCAGGCCGCCGTGCACGCGGCCGAGACCGCTGTGCAGGTGATCCAGCGGCTGGAGGCGAGCAGCACCGAGATCGGCAAGGTGGTCCAGCTGATCGCCACGATCGCCAAGCAGACCAACCTGCTCGCGCTCAACGCCACCATCGAGGCGGCCCGGGCCGGCGAGGCGGGACGCGGCTTCGCCGTGGTGGCCAGCGAGGTCAAGGACCTGGCCAACGAGACCGCCACCGCGACCAGCGAGATCGGCACCCAGGTCGGCGGGATCCGCGCCGACACCCAGAACGCGGTCTCCGCGATCGAGGAGATGCAGGGCCTGATCGAGGAACTCGACCGCTGCCAGAAGGTGATCAGCGGGATCGTGGTGGAGCAGCAGGCCGGCTGA
- a CDS encoding YchJ family metal-binding protein codes for MRSRFSAFALDRTDYVLDTWHPDTRPADVESDPGLRWVRLEVQESSGGGVFDAEGFVTFQAHFRDNGRSGVMTERSRFVRHDGRWVYWGPM; via the coding sequence ATGCGATCGCGCTTCAGCGCGTTCGCCCTGGACCGGACCGATTACGTGCTGGACACCTGGCACCCGGACACCCGTCCCGCGGACGTCGAGAGTGACCCCGGCCTGCGCTGGGTACGCCTGGAGGTGCAGGAGAGCAGCGGCGGCGGGGTCTTCGACGCCGAGGGATTCGTCACGTTCCAGGCGCATTTCCGGGACAACGGGCGGTCCGGCGTGATGACCGAACGCAGCAGGTTCGTCCGCCACGACGGCCGATGGGTCTACTGGGGCCCGATGTGA
- the kynA gene encoding tryptophan 2,3-dioxygenase, which produces MSATRPIEDGIVRDFKVNLSYGEYLHLDEILNAQHPVSVPEHHDELLFILQHQTSELWLKLIIHELRAVLAHLAKDELKPALKGLARVKHIQRTLTEQWSVLATLTPTEYAQFRSFLGTSSGFQSYQYRAVEFLLGNKDRHMLSIFDDQPAARDLLEELLGTPSVYDEFLRLLARHGHPVPGHLLDRDVTRAWEFAADLVPVFQTIYEKAEQHWEAYEACEELVDLEENFQLWRFRHLKTVERTIGFKRGTGGSSGVSFLKAALDLTFFPELYAVRTEIGVPR; this is translated from the coding sequence ATGTCGGCAACGAGGCCGATCGAGGACGGCATCGTCCGGGACTTCAAAGTCAATCTTTCGTACGGCGAGTACCTGCACCTCGACGAGATCCTGAACGCTCAGCACCCGGTCAGCGTGCCCGAGCATCACGACGAGCTGCTGTTCATCCTGCAACACCAGACGTCCGAGCTGTGGTTGAAGCTGATCATCCACGAGCTCCGCGCGGTGCTGGCACACCTGGCCAAGGATGAGCTGAAGCCGGCGCTCAAGGGCCTGGCCCGGGTCAAACACATCCAGCGCACGCTGACCGAGCAGTGGTCGGTGCTGGCCACCCTGACCCCGACCGAGTACGCCCAGTTCCGCAGTTTCCTGGGCACCTCGTCCGGGTTCCAGTCGTACCAGTACCGGGCGGTCGAGTTCCTGCTCGGCAACAAGGACCGGCACATGCTGTCGATCTTCGACGACCAGCCGGCCGCTCGTGACCTGCTCGAGGAGCTGCTCGGCACGCCCAGCGTGTACGACGAGTTCCTGCGGCTCCTGGCCCGGCACGGGCACCCGGTCCCCGGTCACCTGCTCGACCGGGACGTGACGCGGGCCTGGGAGTTCGCCGCCGACCTGGTGCCGGTCTTCCAGACCATTTACGAGAAGGCCGAGCAGCACTGGGAGGCGTACGAGGCCTGCGAGGAACTCGTCGACCTGGAGGAGAACTTCCAGCTCTGGCGGTTCCGGCACCTCAAGACGGTGGAGCGGACGATCGGCTTCAAACGCGGGACCGGCGGCTCCAGCGGGGTCTCGTTCCTGAAGGCGGCTCTCGATCTGACATTCTTCCCCGAGCTCTACGCCGTCCGCACCGAGATCGGAGTCCCCCGTTGA
- the kynU gene encoding kynureninase produces MSSLDRAAALDAADPLAAFRDSFLPAPSVVSYLDGNSLGRPLEATARLLDDFVRGQWGGRLIQGWTDGWLEWPLVLGDRLGEVALGAAPGQTVVADSTTVLLYKLARAAVDARPGRRKVVLDTDNFPTDRYVLEGIAAERGLHLEWIRTDPATGISPSQVAGAVDSDTALVLFSHVAYRSGWLADVPEINRIAHEAGALTLWDLCHSAGSVPILLDEWGVDLAVGCSYKYLNGGPGAPAFAYLRRSLQDSLRQPIQGWMGHRASFEMGHGYEAAPGIRALLSGTPPILAMVPMHANLDMLAEAGIEAVRAKSLLLTGYVLDLADEWLTPLGVEVVSPRDPARRGGHVTLRRAGFEQLLAPLWENGVIPDYRRPDGLRIGPAPLSTSFTEVYQGLAVLRDLAEKHR; encoded by the coding sequence TTGAGTTCTCTGGACCGGGCCGCCGCCCTGGACGCCGCCGATCCGCTGGCCGCGTTCCGGGACAGCTTCCTGCCGGCCCCGTCGGTCGTCTCCTACCTCGACGGGAACTCGCTGGGCCGTCCCCTGGAGGCGACCGCCCGGCTGCTCGACGACTTCGTCCGCGGGCAGTGGGGCGGCCGGCTGATCCAGGGCTGGACCGACGGCTGGCTGGAGTGGCCGCTGGTGCTCGGTGATCGGCTGGGCGAGGTCGCGCTCGGCGCCGCGCCCGGCCAGACCGTGGTCGCGGACTCCACCACGGTGCTGCTCTACAAGCTGGCCCGGGCCGCGGTCGACGCGCGGCCGGGCCGGCGCAAGGTGGTCCTCGACACCGACAACTTCCCCACCGATCGCTACGTCCTGGAGGGCATCGCGGCGGAGCGAGGGCTTCATCTGGAGTGGATCCGGACTGATCCTGCCACCGGGATCTCCCCGTCCCAGGTCGCCGGCGCCGTGGATAGCGATACCGCGCTGGTGCTGTTCTCGCACGTCGCGTACCGGTCCGGCTGGCTCGCCGACGTGCCCGAGATCAACCGGATCGCGCACGAGGCCGGTGCGCTGACCCTGTGGGACCTGTGCCACTCGGCCGGCTCGGTGCCGATCCTGCTCGACGAGTGGGGTGTCGACCTCGCGGTCGGCTGCTCCTACAAGTACCTGAACGGCGGGCCGGGGGCGCCGGCGTTCGCCTACCTGCGCCGCTCGTTGCAGGACTCGCTGCGCCAGCCGATCCAGGGCTGGATGGGGCACCGCGCGTCGTTCGAGATGGGCCACGGCTACGAGGCCGCGCCCGGCATCCGGGCGCTGCTCAGCGGCACCCCGCCGATCCTCGCGATGGTCCCGATGCACGCCAACCTGGACATGCTCGCCGAGGCCGGGATCGAGGCGGTCCGCGCCAAGTCGCTGCTGCTCACCGGCTATGTGCTGGACCTCGCCGACGAGTGGCTGACCCCGCTCGGCGTCGAGGTGGTCAGCCCGCGGGACCCGGCTCGCCGGGGTGGGCACGTGACGCTGCGGCGTGCCGGGTTCGAACAGCTGCTGGCGCCGCTCTGGGAGAACGGGGTGATCCCCGACTATCGCCGTCCGGACGGGCTGCGGATCGGGCCGGCGCCGCTGAGCACCAGCTTCACCGAGGTCTACCAGGGACTTGCGGTCCTGCGTGACCTCGCTGAGAAGCACCGGTGA
- a CDS encoding amidohydrolase family protein encodes MPDPREDRRIQWLAADTIWWGGRLRGGVALRVGVDGTVKPVPAEMAPADGVRRFPGTLLPGLVDAHVHSALADLGTVRAGGIAAVWDLGGNPAAVAALAARAAALAARTTPGSPTAPDADTRTTSGSPTASRTTPDAAAGTTSGSPTASRTTPDAAAGSLTASRTAPDAIAGGYGQVGPRLPRIRYAGPFLIAPGGYPSDRAWAPAGSWREITSEADAGAAVADAWSAGATLIKVTAHAGGPLLPQPILRALVDAAHASGLPVVAHAEGPGTVAAAVEAGVDLLAHTPWTESLPDTLIRACAGRMTWISTLDIHGWGDPDPAREVAVDNLRRFVEAGGKVRYGTDLGNGPLPPGVNPRELRALRSAGLTPDEILTSMTEPDSPEITWVPGGLDLSPAAFADSLATARVLDDSVQPRPAEPQPPGWSPGP; translated from the coding sequence GTGCCGGATCCCCGCGAGGACCGGCGCATCCAGTGGCTGGCCGCGGACACGATCTGGTGGGGCGGGCGGCTCCGGGGCGGGGTGGCCCTGCGGGTCGGCGTGGACGGCACGGTGAAGCCGGTGCCGGCGGAGATGGCCCCGGCCGACGGGGTCCGGCGGTTCCCGGGCACGCTGCTGCCCGGGCTGGTGGACGCGCACGTGCACTCCGCGCTGGCCGACCTGGGCACGGTCCGGGCCGGTGGCATCGCCGCGGTCTGGGACCTGGGCGGCAATCCGGCGGCGGTCGCCGCCCTCGCGGCTCGCGCCGCCGCCCTCGCGGCCCGCACCACCCCCGGCTCCCCCACCGCGCCAGACGCCGACACCCGCACCACCTCCGGCTCCCCCACCGCCTCGCGGACCACGCCGGACGCCGCCGCCGGCACCACCTCCGGCTCCCCCACCGCCTCGCGGACCACGCCGGACGCCGCCGCCGGCTCCCTCACCGCCTCGCGGACCGCGCCGGACGCCATTGCCGGTGGTTACGGTCAGGTGGGGCCGCGGCTGCCGCGGATCCGCTATGCCGGACCGTTTCTGATCGCACCCGGCGGCTATCCCAGCGACCGTGCCTGGGCGCCGGCCGGCAGCTGGCGGGAGATCACCTCGGAGGCGGACGCGGGTGCCGCGGTGGCCGACGCCTGGTCGGCGGGCGCGACCCTGATCAAGGTCACCGCGCACGCCGGGGGCCCGCTGCTGCCGCAGCCGATCCTGCGTGCGCTGGTCGACGCCGCGCACGCGTCCGGCCTGCCGGTGGTGGCGCACGCCGAGGGACCGGGCACGGTGGCCGCGGCGGTCGAGGCCGGTGTCGATCTGCTCGCCCACACGCCGTGGACCGAGTCGCTGCCGGACACCCTGATCCGCGCCTGCGCCGGCCGGATGACCTGGATCAGCACGCTGGACATCCACGGCTGGGGCGACCCGGACCCGGCTCGCGAGGTTGCGGTGGACAACCTGCGCCGTTTCGTCGAGGCGGGCGGCAAGGTCCGGTACGGCACCGACCTCGGCAACGGGCCGCTGCCGCCCGGCGTCAACCCTCGCGAGCTGCGCGCCCTGCGCTCCGCGGGCCTCACCCCGGACGAGATCCTCACGTCGATGACCGAACCGGACTCCCCCGAGATCACCTGGGTCCCCGGTGGCCTCGACCTGTCCCCAGCCGCCTTCGCCGACTCCCTGGCCACCGCCCGAGTCCTCGACGACTCGGTCCAGCCCCGCCCCGCCGAGCCCCAACCCCCGGGCTGGTCCCCAGGGCCCTAA